One genomic region from Vibrio cyclitrophicus encodes:
- the fcrX gene encoding ferric iron uptake transcriptional regulator FcrX: MSDNNQALKDAGLKVTLPRLKILEVLQQPDCQHISAEDLYKKLIDLGEEIGLATVYRVLNQFDDAGIVTRHHFEGGKSVFELSTQHHHDHLVCLDCGEVIEFSDDLIEERQKEIAERYNVKLTNHSLYLYGKSITGDCKGNPDAHKAKK; encoded by the coding sequence ATGTCAGACAATAATCAAGCGCTAAAAGATGCTGGTCTTAAAGTGACCCTTCCACGGCTCAAAATTTTAGAAGTATTACAACAGCCAGACTGCCAACATATTAGTGCTGAAGATTTATATAAAAAGCTGATCGACTTAGGTGAAGAGATTGGCCTTGCTACCGTTTATCGAGTGCTTAACCAGTTCGATGACGCAGGTATTGTAACGCGTCACCACTTTGAAGGCGGTAAGTCTGTATTTGAACTTTCAACACAGCACCACCATGATCACCTAGTGTGTCTAGACTGTGGCGAAGTTATCGAATTCTCTGATGACCTTATCGAAGAAAGACAAAAAGAAATTGCAGAGCGTTACAACGTGAAGCTGACAAACCACAGTTTGTACTTATACGGAAAGAGCATTACCGGAGATTGCAAAGGCAATCCAGACGCGCATAAAGCGAAGAAGTAA
- the glnS gene encoding glutamine--tRNA ligase: protein MSEAEARPSNFIRQIIDKDLADGTHSSVHTRFPPEPNGYLHIGHAKSICLNFGIAQDYQGQCNLRFDDTNPEKEDVEYVESIKNDVSWLGFEWSGDICYSSNYFDTLYAYAVELINKGLAYVDELSPEQIREYRGTLKEPGKASPYRDRSPEENLALFEKMRDGGFEEGKACLRAKIDMSSSFMVMRDPVIYRVRFAHHHQTGDKWCIYPMYDFTHCISDALEGITHSICTLEFQDNRRLYDWVLDNITIDCQPRQYEFSRLNLEYTVMSKRKLNQLVVENLVEGWDDPRMPTISGLRRRGFTSSSIREFCKRIGVTKQENMIEFGSLESCIRDDLNENAPRAMAVLDPVKIVIENYEADAVETLTVANHPNKPEMGTREVPFTREIWIERDDFREEANKKYKRLVLGKEVRLRGAYVIKAERIEKDAEGNITTIFCSYDNETLGKNPADGRKVKGVIHWVSADKALPAEIRLYDRLFTVANPAAADDFAATLNPESLVTLNGFVEPSLAEGVAEQAYQFERTGYFCVDSKDSKAAALVFNRTVGLRDTWGKTEA, encoded by the coding sequence ATGAGTGAAGCTGAGGCTCGTCCATCGAATTTCATTCGCCAAATTATTGATAAAGATTTAGCGGATGGTACACACAGTAGCGTGCATACTCGTTTCCCGCCGGAGCCAAATGGCTACCTGCACATTGGTCACGCTAAATCTATTTGCTTGAACTTTGGTATTGCTCAGGACTACCAGGGACAATGTAATCTTCGTTTCGATGATACAAACCCTGAAAAAGAAGACGTTGAATACGTTGAGTCAATTAAGAATGATGTAAGCTGGTTAGGCTTCGAATGGTCTGGTGATATTTGTTATTCATCAAACTACTTCGATACGCTTTACGCTTATGCTGTGGAATTAATTAATAAAGGCTTAGCGTATGTTGACGAGCTAAGTCCTGAGCAGATCCGTGAATACCGTGGCACGTTAAAAGAGCCTGGTAAAGCGAGTCCATATCGTGACCGCAGCCCTGAAGAGAACCTAGCGTTGTTTGAAAAAATGCGTGACGGTGGCTTTGAAGAAGGTAAAGCGTGCCTACGTGCTAAGATCGACATGAGCTCTTCATTTATGGTGATGCGCGATCCTGTTATCTACCGTGTTCGCTTTGCTCACCACCATCAGACAGGTGACAAGTGGTGCATTTACCCAATGTACGACTTCACACACTGTATCTCTGATGCACTAGAAGGCATTACCCACTCTATCTGTACGCTTGAATTCCAAGATAACCGTCGTTTGTATGACTGGGTGCTAGACAACATCACGATTGATTGCCAACCTCGTCAGTACGAGTTTAGCCGTCTGAATCTTGAATACACGGTAATGTCGAAGCGTAAGCTGAACCAGCTTGTGGTTGAAAACCTAGTTGAAGGTTGGGACGACCCTCGTATGCCAACTATCTCTGGTCTACGTCGTCGTGGTTTCACTTCAAGCTCTATCCGTGAATTCTGTAAGCGTATTGGTGTGACTAAGCAAGAGAACATGATTGAGTTCGGTTCACTTGAATCTTGTATCCGTGATGATCTGAACGAAAATGCACCTCGTGCAATGGCTGTTCTGGATCCGGTTAAGATCGTTATCGAAAATTACGAAGCAGACGCAGTAGAAACGCTAACCGTTGCAAACCATCCAAACAAGCCAGAAATGGGCACTCGTGAAGTACCATTTACGCGTGAAATTTGGATTGAACGTGATGACTTCCGTGAAGAAGCAAACAAAAAGTATAAGCGTTTGGTTCTAGGTAAAGAAGTTCGTTTACGTGGTGCTTACGTGATTAAAGCTGAACGTATCGAAAAAGATGCAGAAGGCAACATTACGACTATCTTCTGTTCTTACGATAACGAAACCTTGGGTAAGAACCCTGCAGATGGCCGTAAAGTGAAAGGCGTTATCCACTGGGTATCGGCTGATAAAGCATTGCCTGCTGAGATTCGTTTGTACGATCGTCTATTCACCGTGGCAAACCCAGCTGCTGCTGATGACTTTGCTGCAACGCTCAACCCTGAATCACTTGTTACACTTAACGGTTTTGTTGAACCTAGCCTAGCTGAAGGTGTAGCAGAGCAAGCGTACCAGTTTGAACGAACAGGTTACTTCTGTGTAGATTCGAAAGATTCTAAAGCAGCTGCACTAGTATTCAACCGTACGGTTGGTCTACGCGATACTTGGGGAAAAACTGAAGCTTAA